DNA from Nocardioides seonyuensis:
GGCGACTACACCGCCTCGGCGATCGCCGCCTTCGCGTTCGGGCAGGCACTGCCGGTGCTCGACACCAACGTGCGGCGGGTGCACCAACGGGTGCTGCGAGGAACTGAGTTTCCCTCCGACAGCGTGCGGGCGCACGAGCGCCGGGACGCCGAGCAGCTCCTGCCCGACGACCCGGCCACCGCAGCCTCCTGGTCGGTCGCGGTGATGGAGCTGGGGGCGCTGGTGTGCACGGCGCGTACGCCCGCGTGCGAGGAGTGTCCGATCGCGGGACAGTGCTCGTGGCGGGCCGCCGGCTACCCGGCGTACGACGGACCACCCCGGCGCGGACAGGCGTGGGACGGCACCGACCGACAGTGTCGCGGACGGATCATGGCGGTGCTGCGCGGGAGCGACGAGCCGGTGCACGCCACCCGGATCGAGGCCGTCTGGCCCGACGCCGAGCAGCGCGAGCGCTGCCTCGCCTCGCTGACCCACGACCGGCTCGTCGTGCAGGTCTCGCCGACCACCTGGGCGCTGCCCTGACGCTCAGGGAGCGGCGTCCCGCAGAGACGGACGAGGGCCCGACCGGGTGATCGGTCGGGCCCTCGTCGTCACGTCACTCCTCGCCGGCGGCCTTCGGCACGTCGGCCGGGCCGGTGGAGTCGTCCGGGCCACTGCCGGTCGACCCCTCGACCACGGTCTCCAGCGGCGGCATGTCGGGGACGGTGGAGTTCTTCTGGCCCTTGAAGGTGAAGGTCGCGGTCGGACCCTCGCCCTCGACACCCACCAGCACGATCTGGCCGGGACCGACCTCGCCGAAGAGCATCTTCTCGGCCAGCACGTCCTCGATCTCGCGCTGGATGGTGCGTCGCAGCGGGCGAGCACCCAGCACCGGGTCGAAGCCGCGGGTCGCCAGCAGGTCCTTGGCGTCCTGCGTCAGCTCCAGCGACATGTCGCGGTCCTTCAGGCGCAGCTCGACCGCGGCGATCATGTTGTCGACCATCGCGACGATCTGCTCCTTCGACAACGGCGGGAAGACGATGATCTCGTCCACGCGGTTGAGGAACTCGGGCCGGAAGTGCTGCTTGAGCTCCTCGGAGACCTTGTTCTTCATGCGGTCGTAGGAGCCGGCCTCGCCCGACTGCTGGAAGCCGAGGTTGACGCCCTTGGCGATGTCGCGGGTGCCGAGGTTGGTGGTCATGATGATGACGGTGTTCTTGAAGTCGACCACCCGGCCCTGGGAGTCGGTCAGGCGACCTTCCTCCAGGATCTGCAGCAGGCTGTTGAAGATGTCGGGGTGGGCCTTCTCGACCTCGTCGAAGAGCACGACCGAGAACGGCTTGCGCCGGACCTTCTCGGTGAGCTGGCCGCCCTCCTCGTAGCCGACGTAGCCGGGAGGCGAGCCGAACAGCCGGGAGACGGTGTGCTTCTCGGAGAACTCGCTCATGTCGAGCTGGATGAGGGCGTCCTCGTCACCGAAGAGGAACTCCGCGAGCGTCTTGGACAGCCACGTCTTCCCGACGCCGGACGGACCGGCGAAGATGAACGAGCCACCAGGACGCTTGGGGTCCTTGAGGCCGGCGCGGGTGCGTCGGATGGCGCGGGACAGGGCCTTGACGGCCTCCTCCTGGCCGATGACCCGCTTGTGGAGCTCGTCCTCCATCTTGAGCAGACGGGTGGACTCCTCCTCCGACAGCTTCACGATCGGGATGCCCGTCGCGACGGCGAGCACCTCGGCGATCAGCTCCTCGTCGACCTCGGCGATCTCGTCGAGGTCACCGGCACGCCACTGCTTCTCGCGCTCGGCCTTCTGGGCGGTGAGTTGCTTCTCCTCGTCACGCAGGCGCGCGGCGGCCTCGAAGTCCTGGCCGTCGATCGCGGCCTCCTTGCGGGTGCGCACGTCGGCGATCTTGTCGTCGTACTCGCGAAGGTCCGGCGGCGCGGTCATCCGGCGGATGCGCAGGCGTGAGCCGGCCTCGTCGATGAGGTCGATCGCCTTGTCGGGCAGGAACCGGTCGGAGATGTAGCGGTCGGCCAGGGTGGCCGCCGAGACCAGCGCCTCGTCGGTGATGGTCACCCGGTGGTGCGCCTCGTAGCGGTCGCGCAGCCCCTTGAGCATCTCGATCGTGTGGGCGATCGAGGGCTCCTGCACCTGGATGGGCTGGAAGCGACGCTCGAGCGCGGCGTCCTTCTCGAGGTACTTGCGGTATTCGTCGAGCGTGGTGGCGCCGATGGTCTGCAGCTCGCCGCGTGCCAGCATCGGCTTGAGGATGGAGGCG
Protein-coding regions in this window:
- a CDS encoding A/G-specific adenine glycosylase: MNALLDPILRWYDAHARDLPWRRPEASAWSVMVSEFMLQQTPVARVLPVHAAWLERWPSPADLAAETTGEAVRLWGRLGYPRRALRLHAAATAIVADHDGEVPSSYDALRELPGVGDYTASAIAAFAFGQALPVLDTNVRRVHQRVLRGTEFPSDSVRAHERRDAEQLLPDDPATAASWSVAVMELGALVCTARTPACEECPIAGQCSWRAAGYPAYDGPPRRGQAWDGTDRQCRGRIMAVLRGSDEPVHATRIEAVWPDAEQRERCLASLTHDRLVVQVSPTTWALP
- a CDS encoding ATP-dependent Clp protease ATP-binding subunit — protein: MFERFTDRARRVVVLAQEEARMLSHNYIGTEHILLGLIHEGEGVAAKALESLDISLEAVRAQVEEIIGQGQQAPSGHIPFTPRAKKVLELSLREALQLGHSYIGTEHILLGLIREGEGVAAQVLQKLGADLNRVRQQVIQLLSGFQGKESASAGAQAGGSGGEAPSSSLVLDQFGQNLTQAAREGKLDPVIGREPEIERVMQILSRRTKNNPVLIGEPGVGKTTIVAGLAQDIVKGSVPETLKDKQIYTLDLGALVAGSRYRGDFEERLKKVLKEIKTRGDIVLFIDEIHTLVGAGAAEGAIDAASILKPMLARGELQTIGATTLDEYRKYLEKDAALERRFQPIQVQEPSIAHTIEMLKGLRDRYEAHHRVTITDEALVSAATLADRYISDRFLPDKAIDLIDEAGSRLRIRRMTAPPDLREYDDKIADVRTRKEAAIDGQDFEAAARLRDEEKQLTAQKAEREKQWRAGDLDEIAEVDEELIAEVLAVATGIPIVKLSEEESTRLLKMEDELHKRVIGQEEAVKALSRAIRRTRAGLKDPKRPGGSFIFAGPSGVGKTWLSKTLAEFLFGDEDALIQLDMSEFSEKHTVSRLFGSPPGYVGYEEGGQLTEKVRRKPFSVVLFDEVEKAHPDIFNSLLQILEEGRLTDSQGRVVDFKNTVIIMTTNLGTRDIAKGVNLGFQQSGEAGSYDRMKNKVSEELKQHFRPEFLNRVDEIIVFPPLSKEQIVAMVDNMIAAVELRLKDRDMSLELTQDAKDLLATRGFDPVLGARPLRRTIQREIEDVLAEKMLFGEVGPGQIVLVGVEGEGPTATFTFKGQKNSTVPDMPPLETVVEGSTGSGPDDSTGPADVPKAAGEE